In the Brachyhypopomus gauderio isolate BG-103 chromosome 4, BGAUD_0.2, whole genome shotgun sequence genome, one interval contains:
- the LOC143512854 gene encoding uncharacterized protein LOC143512854, which yields MFISFCTLVFSGPSPPRGHSKQRALRRRQTTGRPSDPGRQPPTGASAGTFARRRAPSGIPRAGTRTAEGRDHAHAAAIALGICRAPQTRAPGPVADPPRGGRQHLQLAQQGQPVPKPLLGQREGAGRAQ from the exons ATGTTCATCTCTTTCTGTACTCTTGTGTTCTCTGGTCCCTCACCTCCCCGTGGGCACAGTAAGCAGAGGGCCCTACGACGGAGGCAGACCACAG GCCGTCCATCCGATCCGGGCCGGCAGCCTCCCACGGGAGCGTCGGCAGGGACGTTCGCACGCCGCCGAGCCCCTAGCGGGATCCCACGAGCCGGCACCCGGACCGCGGAGGGCCGAGACCACGCCCACGCCGCCGCCATTGCCCTCGGAATCTGCCGCGCCCCGCAAACCCGAGCACCCGGTCCCGTCGCAGATCCCCCGCGCGGTGGCCGGCAGCACCTCCAGCTTGCCCAGCAGGGGCAGCCCGTCCCGAAGCCTCTCCTCGGACAGCGAGAGGGGGCCGGGCGTGCGCAGTGA